The following are encoded together in the Arvicanthis niloticus isolate mArvNil1 chromosome 9, mArvNil1.pat.X, whole genome shotgun sequence genome:
- the LOC117714699 gene encoding uncharacterized protein LOC117714699 codes for MLVVLFTVVLLALSSAQEPGEELQNQNQILNQRPPPLGFQPRPPANGNQQGPPPQGGPQQRPQGPPPPGGPQQRPPQGPPPPGGPQQRPPQGPPPQGGPQQRPQGPPPPGGPQQRPPQGPPPPGGPQQRPPQGPPPQGGPQQRPPQGPPPPGGPQQRPPQGPPPQGGPQQRPPQGPPPQGGPQQRPPQGPPPQGGPQQRPQGPPPQGGPQQRPPQGPPPPGGPQQRPPQGPPPPGGPQQRPPQGPPPPGGPQQRPPQGPPPPGGPQQRPPQAGNQQGPPQGPQLGRPQGPQ; via the exons ATGCTGGTGGTCCTGTTCACAGTGGTCCTGCTGGCCCTGAGCTCTGCTCAGGAACCAGGTGAAG AACTTCAGAACCAAAACCAGATCCTCAATCAAAGGCCACCTCCTTTGGGATTCCAACCAAGACCACCTGCTAATGGGAACCAGCAAGGCCCACCCCCACAAGGAGGCCCACAGCAGAGACCTCAAGGCCCACCTCCACCAGGAGGCCCACAGCAGAGAcctcctcaaggcccacccccaccaGGAGGCCCACAGCAGAGAccacctcaaggcccacccccacagGGAGGCCCACAGCAGAGACCTCAAGGCCCGCCCCCACCAGGAGGCCCACAGCAGAGAccacctcaaggcccacccccaccaGGAGGCCCACAGCAGAGACCTCCTCAAGGCCCACCTCCACAAGGAGGCCCACAGCAGAGACcccctcaaggcccacccccaccaGGAGGACCACAGCAGAGACcccctcaaggcccacccccacagGGAGGCCCCCAGCAGAGAcctcctcaaggcccacccccacaaGGAGGCCCACAGCAGAGAccacctcaaggcccacccccacagGGAGGACCACAGCAGAGACCTCAAGGCCCACCTCCACAAGGAGGCCCACAGCAGAGACcccctcaaggcccacccccaccaGGAGGACCACAACAGAGAcctcctcaaggcccacccccaccaGGAGGCCCACAGCAAAGACcccctcaaggcccacccccaccaGGAGGACCACAGCAGAGAcctcctcaaggcccacccccaccaGGAGGCCCACAGCAGAGACCACCTCAGGCTGGAAACCAACAAGGCCCACCACAAGGACCCCAACTGGGTAGACCCCAGGGACCTCAGTAA